aaaaaacaggcaGAGGTAGGCCTTGGTGGCGTATTTTTATAGAAAAAAATCTCTAGGGTATGTACAGTGGTTAATAAGATAgttttatcttaagtcttgcatgtaatttaaagATGACAAAACAATACGTCTATATTGGGTCATCTATTAGCCTTATCTTCAAaaactagttattcctaaaaatatggtgagacatGTTGTGCTAAAAGATCATCTCTTGCCTTCTCTTAAATAAGATAAGACAACCCTTtacttatgagttctctctcctccacctcatcatttatcctacgtgacaCTCCTGAGATAGCACTATTGGACATGCCCTAAGCACCCGCGGCGGAATTACATTTCCCAAAGTTAGAAGATGTCGTGGCAAAAAATCGGGGTGCTATATTTATCTGACCAGAATGCAGCATGATATCTAGCAGCTCGAAAGTTTGAGAAAAGGGAAGAGCTAGAAAGCACTTGGCATGCAATAACCCCCGCAAAATGCTCTCTTCCACACTTCCGACTGCTCCCCCGGCCCGGTTCCCCTGTTGATGGTCAAATCAATCAAACCAGAGTCAATTAATCTTCTTCCTGCTCTTCTTCGTGGATCAAATCCACAATAAAATGAAGTAGTTAATTGGCACGCGTGGGTGTAATCGAAGAGGAATTGAAGAAGAGGATCGATCTTGGATTGGATCTGATTGGATTGGATTCAAGAAGAGCAGCGGGAGGCCGCCATGGATTGCTCGATGACGAGCAGCGTGCTGTCGGCCAACTACAACACGGTGCTGTTCGAGTTCGGCGTCATCCTCGTCACCAGCAAGATCTTGTACGCCCTCCTCCGCAACGTCTACCAGCCCCGCGTCTTCTCCGACCTCCTCGTACGCCTCCTCCGCGATCGCCATTAATTACCttcgtttctctctctctctctctctNNNNNNNNNNNNNNNNNNNNNNNNNNNNNNNNNNNNNNNNNNNNNNNNNNNNNNNNNNNNNNNNNNNNNNNNNNNNNNNNNNNNNNNNNNNNNNNNNNNNNNNNNNNNNNNNNNNctctctctttctctctctgttgGTGATCGCCATTGACGTTCCTTCCCTGTCCTGTCGTCAATGGCGATTGCGGCAATGGCAGCTGGGCATCATCCTCGCGCAGTTCCGCGTCCTCTCCATCACCAACGCCATCAACCTGGTGTTCGGCAAGATCGGCGGCTTCATCTTCGCGCCATACCTCTTCGCGCTCGGCGTCGAGATGGACCCCTTCTCGCTCCTCGACACCCCCGCCGCCGACGCCGTCATCGCCTACGCCGGCATCGCCTCCACCTGCGTCCTCGTCACGCTCTGCCACGGCGCCATCACCTCCACCTCTCGTACCCACACCGGCATCGTCCACGAGCGCTCCCTCCGCGCCTTCCTCGGCCTCGCCGCCGCTCTCGCCAACACCGCCTCCCCCGTCCTCACCCGCCTCGCCACCGACCTCAAGATCGCCAAGACCAACGTCGGCCGCCTCGCCGTCGGTGCCGGCATCACCTCCGACATGGTCACCACCCTACTCATCGCGCTCGGCAGCATGGTGTGGCGCGACagcgacgccgacgccgccgcgcccTTCGCGCAGCCCGCGCTCACGGCGTCCGTCCTCGCGGTCGTCGTCATGTCCGCCTTCATGTCCCGGGCCATGGCCGACTGGGTGGACGGCCGCAACCCCGAGGGCCGGCGCATGCGCGGCTTCGACCTTTCCCTCGTCGCGCTCGTGGCCGCCACGCTCTGCTGGTTCATCTCCGTGCTCCGCCTCGACATCAACATGGCCGCCTTCCTCGTCGGCCTCGCGTTCCCCAGTGACGGCCGGGTGTCGCGGTTGCTCGTCAGCAAGATCAACTTCGTGCTCTCCTCCTTCGTGCTGCCGCTCTACGTCGCCCATGTCTGCCTCTCGCTCCGGCAAACCACCGATGACATCGAGGTCGCGGGCCTCAAGCCCGACGAGGGCCTCCGCGCCTATGTCATGCAGCTGCCCTTCCCATGGTGGAAGGTCTTCTTGGCCACCTCCATGGGCACGCTCGGCAAGctcgtcggctgcaccggcgtcggCCTGCTCCGGGGCCTCGGCTGGCTCGAGGCGCTCGCGCTCGGCATGCTGCTCAACGTCAAGGGCTACTTCCACATCTACTGTGCGCTCGCCGCCTTCGAGGCCGGCATCATCACCGACAAGTCCTTCATGGCCATCATCTTCGTGGTGGCGCTCAACGTCGCCGTCACGCCCATGGTAGGGATGGGGATCGCGTCCTGGGCACGCCGGAGCGTGCAGTGGCGCCTCATGGGCCTCCAGCACCACGACCCGTCCACCGAGCTgcgcctcgtcgccggcctccGCGGCCCGCAGGAAGTGCCGACCCTCGCGTTCCTCATGGAGTCGCTCCGGTGGGGCGCCGGCAACGGCGAGATCGCGTGCTACGCCGTGGACATGGTGCAGCTGACGGACCAGACGGCGTCTTCAATCGTGAAAAGCGGTGGGTTGGACGGCGTGACGGTAGTGGACGAGGAGGTGGCGGAGATGCGGAAGCTCATCGGCGAGGCGCTAGACGCGTaccaggcggagtgcggtggcGTGGGCGGCAAGGTGAAGGTGCGCCGGCTGCTGGCGCTGTCGTCGTTCCCGGACATGCACAGCGACCTGTGCATCTGCGCCGAGGACGCCATGGCGGCGCTCATCCTAGTGCCGTTCCACAAGACACAGTGCCTGGACGGCACCATGGACGGCGGACACTTCGGGTTCCGGCTGGTGAACCAAAAGGTGCTGCAGCTAGCGCCATGCTCGGTGGGGATCATCGTGGACCGCGGCCTCGGCAAGCAGCAGCGTCCAGACAGCACGGCGCAGGCGTCGGTGGTGGTGGTGTTCATCGGCGGCGCGGACGACCGGGAGGCGCTGACACTGGCGTCGTTCATGTGCAAGCGGCAGGCTTCGGTGCGGCTGACGGCGCTACGGGTGGTGCAGAACGCGATGGCGCAGGCGCGGGCTAAGGCGCGTACGAGCCTCTTCGAGTCCAAGAGCAAGCGGCATATGCctctggcggcggcgacgacgacggggcagGAGGAGCTGCAGGCGCAGGCGGACGACAAGTTCTTCGCCGAGTTCTACCGGAAGCACGTCGCCGGCAACAAGTCCGTCGGGTACCTGGAGAAGCACGTGGCGGACGGGGCGGAGCTGGTGGCGGTGCTGCGGGGAATGCAGGGGGACTACCGGCTTTTCGTGGTGGGCAAGGGAAGGGACCGCAACTCGGTGCTCACCGAGGGGCTGGATGAGTGGGCGGAGTGCCTGGAGCTCGGGCCCGTCGGCGACATCCTAGCCTCGTCGGACTTCTCGACGACGGCGTCCGTGCTCATCGTGCAGCAGTACGACGCCAAGAAGCACTACAAGGTCATCGATGAGGAGTTCATGCCCTTGTAATGCAATCCATTTCCTTGTTTCGTTATTCCACCTCCATAGTTATATTTCTGTAACAATTTCTACGAAGCAGTTGTTCCGGATGTATTATTGTTGTATAGTAAGTGTACATTTTAATGTGGGTAGCCTTTTACTCTTCAAAAcgaccaaaagaaaaaaaaatcccttGTTAATTAGGGTAATCCAAGGGAGAACCGAGATATATAAGAATACCAAAGCATGTTATCTCTTTTGAGGGACCAAAGTCTATCTCGCCAATGGTATGGCCAACAAAATAGAGACATGTGAACCAGCGAACCaacctgtgattggatggttagagggacagtggtattcTCAGCCCACCAGGGTTTAAGTCCTGATGCTT
Above is a window of Triticum dicoccoides isolate Atlit2015 ecotype Zavitan chromosome 5B, WEW_v2.0, whole genome shotgun sequence DNA encoding:
- the LOC119305246 gene encoding cation/H(+) antiporter 28-like — protein: MDCSMTSSVLSANYNTVLFEFGVILVTSKILYALLRNVYQPRVFSDLLLGIILAQFRVLSITNAINLVFGKIGGFIFAPYLFALGVEMDPFSLLDTPAADAVIAYAGIASTCVLVTLCHGAITSTSRTHTGIVHERSLRAFLGLAAALANTASPVLTRLATDLKIAKTNVGRLAVGAGITSDMVTTLLIALGSMVWRDSDADAAAPFAQPALTASVLAVVVMSAFMSRAMADWVDGRNPEGRRMRGFDLSLVALVAATLCWFISVLRLDINMAAFLVGLAFPSDGRVSRLLVSKINFVLSSFVLPLYVAHVCLSLRQTTDDIEVAGLKPDEGLRAYVMQLPFPWWKVFLATSMGTLGKLVGCTGVGLLRGLGWLEALALGMLLNVKGYFHIYCALAAFEAGIITDKSFMAIIFVVALNVAVTPMVGMGIASWARRSVQWRLMGLQHHDPSTELRLVAGLRGPQEVPTLAFLMESLRWGAGNGEIACYAVDMVQLTDQTASSIVKSGGLDGVTVVDEEVAEMRKLIGEALDAYQAECGGVGGKVKVRRLLALSSFPDMHSDLCICAEDAMAALILVPFHKTQCLDGTMDGGHFGFRLVNQKVLQLAPCSVGIIVDRGLGKQQRPDSTAQASVVVVFIGGADDREALTLASFMCKRQASVRLTALRVVQNAMAQARAKARTSLFESKSKRHMPLAAATTTGQEELQAQADDKFFAEFYRKHVAGNKSVGYLEKHVADGAELVAVLRGMQGDYRLFVVGKGRDRNSVLTEGLDEWAECLELGPVGDILASSDFSTTASVLIVQQYDAKKHYKVIDEEFMPL